A stretch of the Actinomyces qiguomingii genome encodes the following:
- a CDS encoding carbohydrate ABC transporter permease yields the protein MMTAPHSGSERPWRRRREEAFRWAFLTPALVFLLAYFGYPIVKNLMMSVQEYTTRTFYTGEAPFVGLANYATVVKSSVFSTAMANTVLFTVGSIAGQFTIGMALAVFFNKNFPLSGVMRSLMLLPWLLPMIVSSAVWKWMLDKDSGVINQILGIVGIENIPWLTSTDVALAAVIMVNIWLGVPFNMTILYSGLQDIPDDLYEAAALDGATGWRAFRHITWPLLRPVVSVVLILGVVYTLKVLDIILGLTEGGPSGSTQTLATQSYRLSFANFEFGQGAALGNILVLISLVFAIVYLRMTRSSAEE from the coding sequence ATGATGACCGCACCGCACTCCGGTTCGGAGCGCCCCTGGCGGCGCAGGCGCGAGGAGGCCTTCCGCTGGGCCTTCCTCACTCCCGCGCTGGTATTCCTGCTGGCGTACTTCGGCTACCCGATCGTCAAGAACCTGATGATGAGTGTGCAGGAGTACACCACTCGCACCTTCTACACCGGCGAGGCGCCATTCGTGGGTCTGGCCAACTATGCGACGGTTGTGAAGTCCTCGGTGTTCTCAACCGCAATGGCCAACACCGTGCTGTTCACGGTTGGCTCGATCGCCGGGCAGTTCACTATCGGAATGGCGCTGGCCGTCTTCTTCAATAAGAACTTCCCACTGAGCGGGGTGATGCGCTCACTGATGCTGCTGCCCTGGCTACTGCCCATGATCGTCTCCAGCGCCGTGTGGAAGTGGATGCTGGATAAGGACTCCGGTGTCATCAACCAGATCTTGGGGATCGTCGGCATTGAGAACATTCCGTGGCTGACCAGCACCGATGTGGCCCTGGCGGCGGTGATCATGGTGAATATCTGGTTGGGCGTTCCCTTCAACATGACCATCTTGTACTCCGGGCTGCAGGACATCCCCGATGATCTCTACGAGGCTGCCGCCCTTGACGGCGCCACCGGGTGGAGGGCCTTCAGACACATCACCTGGCCGCTGCTGCGCCCGGTGGTGTCGGTGGTGCTGATCCTCGGGGTGGTCTACACCTTGAAGGTCCTGGACATCATTCTGGGGCTGACCGAGGGCGGACCCTCCGGCTCCACCCAGACCCTGGCCACCCAGTCCTACCGGTTGTCCTTCGCGAACTTCGAATTCGGTCAGGGGGCGGCCCTCGGCAACATCCTGGTGCTGATCTCCCTGGTGTTCGCCATTGTCTATCTGCGGATGACCCGCTCGTCAGCCGAGGAGTGA
- a CDS encoding sugar ABC transporter substrate-binding protein: MFINARTSAGTRPARRPAINRRRALQGAALAAAVLPLAACAGRGGGKAAGEVTSLKVLDYYADEPDNQIFQQALEAAAEQVGVTIERESVSGTGLIQKVLQMSSSRTLPDLLMLDNPDLQQIAATGALAPLNDFGITADGFIEGFIGAGTYDGELYGMGPCANTLGLYYNQDLLDAAGVAVPTTWDELKATAKALTKDGVYGFAFCAKASYEGSWQFLPFFWSAGADETDIATAEAAAALQLLVDLVGEGSASQSVLNWGQGDLGEQFTSGKAAMIVNGPWMTNTFNDSGINWGVAEIPVPKAGDTAVSPLGGELWTVPLTGDQARQKKAAELLAVLLGEDSLLELNTSRYTIPTRQAADADYLAALPDMEPLVTAVNNGRSRTAQLGEAWPKTAEALYNAMQSALTGKATPLEALKTAKADFVS; this comes from the coding sequence ATGTTCATCAACGCCCGTACATCCGCGGGAACACGCCCCGCCCGGAGGCCGGCCATCAACCGCCGTCGCGCCCTTCAAGGTGCCGCCCTGGCGGCCGCCGTCCTCCCGCTGGCTGCCTGCGCCGGCCGTGGCGGGGGCAAGGCCGCAGGAGAGGTCACCTCCCTGAAGGTGCTGGACTACTACGCCGATGAGCCGGACAACCAGATCTTCCAGCAGGCGCTCGAGGCTGCCGCCGAGCAGGTCGGGGTCACCATCGAACGGGAGAGTGTCAGCGGCACGGGCCTGATCCAGAAGGTCCTGCAGATGAGTTCCTCGCGCACCTTGCCCGACCTGCTCATGCTGGACAATCCCGACCTGCAGCAGATTGCCGCCACCGGAGCACTGGCGCCCTTGAACGACTTCGGCATCACCGCCGACGGCTTCATTGAGGGCTTCATCGGCGCGGGCACCTACGACGGCGAGCTGTACGGCATGGGCCCGTGCGCCAACACCCTGGGCCTGTACTACAACCAAGACCTGCTGGACGCCGCCGGCGTGGCGGTGCCCACCACCTGGGATGAGCTCAAGGCGACTGCGAAGGCGCTGACCAAGGACGGGGTGTACGGCTTCGCTTTCTGCGCCAAGGCCTCCTATGAGGGATCCTGGCAGTTCCTGCCCTTCTTCTGGTCGGCCGGCGCCGACGAGACCGACATCGCCACCGCCGAGGCCGCCGCGGCCCTCCAGCTGCTGGTGGACCTGGTCGGTGAGGGCTCCGCCTCCCAATCGGTGCTCAACTGGGGGCAGGGCGATCTGGGTGAGCAGTTCACCTCCGGCAAGGCGGCCATGATCGTCAACGGCCCGTGGATGACCAACACCTTCAATGATTCCGGTATCAACTGGGGTGTGGCCGAGATCCCGGTCCCCAAGGCCGGGGACACCGCGGTGTCCCCACTGGGCGGTGAGTTGTGGACCGTGCCGCTCACCGGCGACCAGGCGCGCCAAAAGAAGGCCGCCGAGTTGCTCGCGGTGCTGCTGGGCGAGGACTCGCTTCTGGAGTTGAACACCTCCCGTTACACCATCCCCACCCGCCAGGCCGCCGACGCAGACTACCTGGCGGCGCTGCCGGACATGGAGCCGCTGGTCACGGCCGTCAACAACGGCCGCTCCCGCACGGCCCAGCTCGGTGAGGCCTGGCCCAAGACGGCCGAGGCCCTCTACAACGCCATGCAGTCGGCTCTGACCGGCAAGGCCACGCCGCTGGAGGCACTGAAAACCGCCAAGGCCGACTTCGTGTCCTGA